TGAGCCCAAGATAAGCATGTAAGAGACTATTTAACGCAAACTGTTAGGTGTGCATGTTTGGGGGTGTGTGTTAAGTGGTCTGTTCGGAATTTCCACATTCTTGTATCAGAGCAAGCAGGATTTTAGTAACCAGAAGagctgagaaaaacaggaattcaGAAGAACTATATTCTTTCAGCGCCATTAGTTTTGGACATCCTTACTGCACTCCCTCATAAGCATGGAACACACTATATCAATTTCACAGTCCAAGAATCGTTGACAGAATTTTTTGCTTGCTAGGCCAGCATTGGTTCAACACACATCTAAACTCAATCgctatgctttttttctgaagttgaatTGCATTACACAGGGTGGAAATGGTTACTCTTCAGTTCCTTTTTGAACCGATAAGCTAGAAAGCACTGTAATTATTCCTACATCATCTCACAGAAGTTAAGTAATTTCAATTCTGCTCTAGCCACATCTTCATCCCCCAACTAAAGTTTGTTGGTGGGGTATCTACAAAGTCTCATCAGACaacaacttcagaaaatgaGGGTAGTGTGATATCAGCACAACTATTTATTAACTTGTTGCCCAAGGAAGTCAGTCTTCATCTTAAAGGGTTTCTTTCACACGAGAAACGGACACTCTACCTGCTTGGTAGTGgtctcctgccccagccactTCATAGACCGTCTCGGGTTCGTATTCTGCCTCTCGCTGACTCACTGCTTCTTGGTAGTCTGACTCTGCAGCTTTGTAGCCAGGCTCTGGCTCCTGCGCAGCTGAGTACTTTGTGCTGGAGTTCTTGTAGGCAGACTCTGCATCATATGAAACTGCATCCTGCAGAAACAATCAGAGAGGGTAGTCCAGATTTTGTAAAGAGGTTCCTACACTTAGGATCAAAAACGAGGCACTGATAGTGATGTTAACAAACCTCATAGACTGGGCTTGAGGGTGCCTTCTGTTCAGCTGGCTGTGTGGTAGGAGATGGTGGTGGAGTCTGTTTTTTGGCTTTAGCTTGCTCCTTAattgaagagaaagaaaagcttcagcGCAGTTTAATCACtgtgatgaaagaaataaacCCTCCAATAACAGAGATAAAcaacacattttgaaataaactgaagtgagcagggagcagaacaGGCCTCGATTGCCTCTATCATTAGACCTGCCTGGGGGTTTAGACTCGCTGTAACGGGAAAGCCTCAGCAatactgcaaagcagcagaggaaaaaaaaaaaaaaaagaagaaacaaaaaccacaaagtACGTATGGATACATGAGTTTAAAAACAGAGTACCCAATGTTCTTTGGCACACTtccacaggagctgcagggttTCTGTGTTCAATATATTCATTCTGTTCATTAGCTGATTGGGCCTCATGTACCATTTTAGCATAAGTTTAGAGAACCTGAAGCCCCCATGTTCTAATTTTACAACTGATATATTGTCCTTGATGAGAAATGATCCTGTAAGCTCTTGCAGGTCTGCCAAAAGCCTGCCAAAGCAAAAGACTGAATAGCTCGTACAAAATTAAATCCTATATGCTGACAATGAGGGGTTCAAACGTTCAGAAGAGTTCCATGTggtagaaataaaagcagtattgCTATTGTATTCTGCAACACAAAGAGCATGAATCTGAATCAACCATTCTGGCACTCCAGCACTTCACACTGCGCCATCCCACCTGTGAATCGGAGGGTAGAACCACAATTATCATTAGGAAGCCATTCATTAGGAAACTGGCAAACTGTacccaaaaaaacacaacattggttgcataattttataaaaagttCATATTTCAAGACTGTCAGCTAActatttcattttgcctttctttaccacagaggaaaagaaatcagtgtACCTAGAGCCaaactttattctttttttgtagaaaagaaCTGAGAATACAAGTTACAGGAGACTGTGCTCTCCATTTGTTTAGGTTCACCAAGCCACAACTCTCCAGAGGATTCTAAGGAGAAATCACAGACCAGAGATGAAGTGGGAGGACTTTATCaccaaaacaaattaataaataaaaaccttccttttctttttcacagcttagaaaaaatacatcaaacaaagaaagcaagatgTGTCCTGAGAACAGAGACAGCTTTGAAGACCAATTCAAAGCTTATGCTGTGCTGTCTGAAAAAAGTCTGTCCAGATGCCCTTCCTCACTTtaactgctgtgctgcagatgaaaaaaacattagcAAACCATCTATTTAACTCAAACCTAACTTTGGGGACAAACTAACTAGCATCAATCCATTAACAAAGGGAAGCACTGTATAATGAATAATTATTGAATAATTTGTCCCATGAAAAAAGTCTCTGCAATCTAGACTGCTGTTTAAGACAGGCACAGCATAATTGCCATAAGGCATTTAAATTGTATGGGCCACCTCAGGCTGCCTCAGAGCTGGGTTTCTTCCACAAGGAAATGCTCCATGTGCAACAGCATCTTGCATTGTTCTCTAGCTAAATCATGAGGCACTCGTCGATTGGTAACAGCAGTTGAAGAAGAGCTCCCTGAACACCACTTGCCTATGCGACATATGTgaagagcaaaaaagaaaaaggattacCAGTAAACAGGATTCTTGAAGGAATGCAGCCCATATGTACATTCCCATTGTGGGAGGGTGTGTGCCCACATACTTTCTTAAAGTGAGAGAACTTTCTGTCTGTGCAAGGAAGTTCTCTTAAAGAAATAGCTTGTTTAAGTCAAAGCCCCCCACCccttcacagcagctgtggctggTGCACTTGCATCCCCCCTCTTTTCATGCTCAGCTTGCGAGTGtggggcagcacagccagcatcATTTCAGCTTCCCCTTAACCTCATGCTCCCTCCCTCAGTGCCTAGAGAACCACACAATTAACCAGGGAGATGTTCAATCTGGAAGAACATTAATCATCTGGTTATGGTGAAATTTAAATACCAGCTTTGGAAAAAACTTCAAATGTGTCCAGGCAACAGAATCTTTGATGTAGCACAAGAAAAATCAAGCATAACGGCTTGAATTTAACCCACActtacagcaaaaataacagtATAGGCAGAAAGCCattttgagagagaaaggaaaaggaagaaaaagacaacagtTCACTGACTCATGAGAACCTGTGCTACTACATTTAAACCCTTCTGGAGAACTGTTTCCTCAGCAGGAGGAAATCTCaatgaaaaagctgaaatggGAAGCAAGAGCCCAAATTCACCACCCTCAATCCACAGATCTTACTTATGAGCACATTGATCACACAAAATGAACAGCAAGAGAGCTAATGGAAAGGCTGAACTTCCCACACTCTTTCCAAACTACAAATCTGATAAAATGAAAGGGGAGATGGACCAATGAGAATACTACGCAGAAAGCTTGGCTTTCTGGCACACACATCTCCTCCTTACTGATTAAAAGAATGACTTTAACTAGGTTGGAATAGGAGTAATCTCTGAGAGCGATTCAGCATCCATAGCACAATGAGGATCATGTCAGGTTCGAGTGAGTGAGACAGACAAATTGTTACACAGATCAGCCCGAGAGAACTGAAGAAGTCCCTGAAAGGCAAAGGCAGCCCAATACCAAAATGCACAGGTAACGCCAGTGTGATGGAAGCTAGCAGCACGTTGTCCTGCCTTAGTCTAAGCAAAACGCTTGGCAACAGAGGCACCTCGAGAAGTGCACGAACCAGTCCATTTGGCCAGCCTCAGGACTGTGCCTGAGAGCGAGCCTGGACACAAGGCTTCTctcaaaaagaaacatcaatACTTTCTATAGCAGCTATGCAACTTTTAAGAAAACTCCCATGGCCACCAGAACAGATTTCCCACTTCTTGCTGAGGACTGCAACACAGCCCATCTAACAGAGCTAAAGGACCAAGACCTGAACATCAGAGTGCCGTTCTCCCCTCATCCAACACTTCAGGCAACTGCCACCTTGAGTGAAAAGAGAACATCTCCTAAACCATATTATGCAGTCATCACCTCATAAGCAAAGCAGGAAAGCTCTGTTCTTGAACTAAGCCCTGATCTCCAGAACACTGGTATgtagctgctgctcctcctcatGAAAATGCAGCCACGGTGCAACAGAATTACACAGCATTTTCTAAACCTAGAGGAAGGAATCCACCAATTTCCCTACTCTTCAAGCCAGAGGGAACATGAAGGGCATTCCTCTGAAGACACGACTACCACCATATAGAGGACCTCCTTGCATCTTTAGGAACAGCAACCTGCTTGTAGCAAAGGTGCAGAGCAAAATTGAACATAatgtacaaaaaataaagaaataacagtCCCCGGTTATGAGTGTTGTCTAGCCACTACCTTTAGTATCTTGGAGACGACCTACGAAGATTCAGACAGGCTAACTGAAAAGACCTAAAACCACCAGCCACCTTGTCTGAGAACTAAGCAAAAGTAGCGATGATGGAATGTGGTTATTGCCAGATGAAAGCACACGCcttagagagaaaaatgaaagaggaggATGAATGCTGAGAAAGTCCTTTTTTCTTAGGGGCTGATACACCTTAACAATTCTCAGCTGGAAGCAAGGGCTTTCCAAGGTGATCTCATGGACGCAGAAAAGCCTTATTAACAACACAACACTTGTGACATCCATCAACCTGCTTCATAGTTCTTCCTTACCTGGATAACTGTATAAGTACGTACTAAATTAAATCCTGCAAGGCTAACAATGCTGCTGCAAGTCACAAACCATAACATTATCCAGATCCAATGTGCTGGCAGAAGACAAGTGAAAAGACAAGCAAGATCAGGGAgtatagtgacaggacaagcaTAATGActctaaactaaaagaggggagatttagattagatattaggaagaaattctttattatgagtgtggtgaggcactggaacaggttgcccagagaagctgtggttgccccgtccctggacgtgttcaaggccaggttggatggggctttgggcaacctggtccagtggaaagtgtccctgcccatggcagggaggttggaactagatgatccttaagggtcacttccaacccaaaccattctgtgattctaggatCTCTTGAAAGAAGAGTGAAGCTGCACTTGAGTGAAGAGCAATGTTGAAGCTTCATGGTTGTCTCCAGGCTGTGTCCAAAAAGAGCATTCACACACCATGGAATGGACCCCAGAGCAAACAGACTACAGCTCTCTGACTAGAGCTGCAGTGTTGGTGGGAAGGACAAGGGCTGGGGAGGATGACGAGTGAAAACCACATTGTTAGGGAAACAACCAGATGCTAGACCTAGATATTGGTGATGCTTAAACACACTGAAGCACACTTGGAACAGTGGACAGTAGTTCAGGAACACTGACAGCCTGGCAATAGAGGAGCTGTAGAGCTACCAGCTCAACCGCTGTACCAGAAGAAAGTGGTGACACGCTGATGGCATTTTGCTATGGCTTTCAACGCTGAGGCATTCAACTTTTCTCACCTAAAGAGCTCCCACAACAACTGTCCAAGACTGGACTCATCTCAGCTTCACTGCTCTGGGGAAAGGGCAACCAAGGGACTCTCCTCAAGGCAAATGTTCAACTTGTCTCAGTGCCAGAGGCCAGTGCCAATGATGAGAACGAGCATTAGTCAGCTTGGACTGCTCTGTGTCAAAGTGGTGCCCCAGAACAGGCTTGCTGACCTTatcaaaagaaaagactgaCTTCTCAACTTcagctctttctctcctcctctctcagCTTTAAGAAAGTGGCGGGTGGTGTGTTAATGGTGTAACAGGTTTTTCTCCAAGACAGTAAAGAAACCCAAACAGCGGCTGGGGGAAGGTATTAAAAGTTTACAAAGTACACAAGGATGAAAGgcagcattagaaaaaaatcacacaaagaTGAACTCCCATTCATCTTGTGATAAATGTATGCAAAGAACATATGCCTACACTGTACATCTTGAAGCCATAAGGCAAAAGAGGACATacactgaaagaagaaagaaaaaaagcagctgtcacTTTGGTTGGAGAGATGTGATTCATTCTATAAAGCTAGAATTTGCCCCTTTTCAAACAGAAGTCAAAAGGGAGTTAGCAGCTTTCAAAGGTCAAACTATACACACAATACACAAGCCATGCTGTTTCAGCACAGCAAAACTACAGAGctgtttcagaagcagcactggTCTGCACACCTGtgaacagcagagctgagaagcCAACCAATGAACGGAGCAAGGTTAACTAGACATTTTGTTTGGTACAGTTAGTTTCCTGCTTTTGTGTGACTATACAACTGCTTTGCTGGCATAGGGAGTAACATGGCTCAAGACTGCTAATAAACAGACTAACTGAAGATGACAGTTTTTGCTGTGCAACTCCCCGAACACTATATGCTTTTCATCAGGATCTGTTCCATCTCCCAGATGGTTATCACTTGTGACACTATTAGCACCAGTTGGAGCACGTTAATTGAGCAGTGCTGCTTACAGGTTGGCTGTTAAATCTCAGCGTCCATGGACGGCTACGTAGCGTTTACCTGGCTTTTAAGACTACTATTTTTTGTGCACTCTTTAGTCTTCCCTACTATAAACTGATATCTGTGAAACAAAAAGtgaagcagaagaagaaaagagactaCTCTTATGCCAGTAGCAGTTGCTTTCCAGTCCCTACCACAAGAGTAACAGGGCATGCAAGTATGAGGCCACGAAATCAGAGTAACAGAGTAGGTCCACAGGGGAAACTGCCACAGAGGGTCTGGACAGACTGTGACAGCAGCTTGCATGAAAGCTTAGAGCTGCAAATAGCAGACCCTCAGTATTACTGATGCTAAGGCACCTCAGGCATGGTGTAAGAAAGCAAACGAACTAGACGTGAAGGACGAGTCCTTCCACCTAGCAGTAGAATTTCACCAAACATGCAAATTCTATGAAGCAGGTAAGACGTATTTTCTGACTAAACGTCTCCTGGAATTATTTTGCATATGAGTAAGACACAAATCACTACATTTTTAAGCATGTCGATgctaaaatgtcattttcttaaTTCCCAAACTAAGATTTAATTAACCTTCGGAAGATTATTTTCCCTCACCTCATGAGTGTGGCACACCAACGGATGATACCACCTCAATTTTCAACAATATCGAttccaaaaaaaacagcatcactAACTATCAAACTACTATCAAACTTCTTGAATGAGCACTCATGAGGCCTGCAGGGGACCATTGTCTCTCCTCTTACAAAGCCCTTGATGCCCATGGGAATCTGGTATTACCAAAAGGCAGAAGTACAGTACAGATAAATTAGGACAAGAGCAGACTACAGAGATTAGCACCCAAGACTAGCTTACTTATTTTTGAGTAGgctaaatacaaaattatatacACTTAAGTGTTACTCCATCGCCATATCTGATGTCTGATATAGATATGGCGCATGTTGATAGATGGTTGGTACTGTAAACAGGTGAAGCACAGGCAGAAATACAcgcaaacacatgcacacaaaaaaagagagctTTATAACCtagctggaaagaaagaaaatgtcttttcttaaGAGTCTCTTTTCACCCGACTGTACATGAAACACACTTGAAATGCTATCCAAAAGAGATTTGGATCCTACTGACCTCCAGTTTCCTCCGAGCCTCCTCCTGTTCTTGTTTCTCCCTAGCCATTCTTTGTGCTCTCTCAGCTTCTGCCTTCCTTCGgtcttcttgttctttttccttggcTAGGTTTTCAAAGTTAGCTCGGATGCTGCTTGTTTTATTAGCAACTGtgacattaaaagaaaaaaagataagtcAGTCAAACGTTGTTTAAGGTTCTGAATAATGGTAGCCTGGAATGAGTTTATGGTACAaattttagcaaagaaaaaaaaacaaaacacagaaaaacctCTAACAGAAAGAGGGAGACAGTAGCTGAGGTTGCTAGAGACCTGCAAATGCAACGGTTCCCTCTAGATGATTCTTACACATCACAGCTGCATCAACAATAGCAATCTGGACTTTTGAACATTATCAACTCCAGAGAATGGATTTGGGGACAGTGCCTTACCAGCTTCTATTGGCTTGGTTTTCTGATATGTTGATGATGGTTTCTCAATGTCTTCAAAAGTTGCTGCATTCTATCcgcaaagaggaaaaaattacattaacaaaacacaaattcatGAAGACATTCAGACAGCTTCAGTgtgtgatgtatttttttttcgtATCGCCCCTTCAGCTTTTTTCAcaacaccaaaataaaatcaggaagaaTCAAAACTTGACAAATggaataattatttctgtaaatcaaACTACTTTGAGTTATTCTTCAGGGACAGACCTAAATACATTAAAATCCtactaattaaaaagaaaatgtagtttaTGAACAGATGACTCATCAGAACTGAAAGTGAGGCAACATCTTAAACATTTATTGTGTATATGCTGATGTTCTAACCCATACAGTGAAAGATTTCTACCAAGGTAAAAGCATCCAGTTCTCTTATGTAAGAAGATACTGTTAAATCAGAGggaacattttgaaaacagcatgcaaaatatgaggtttttgtttggttgtttttttaaatgaatggtCTCGAGTCCTGCAGCCGCAAGGGAAAAAGAATCCTACTGACTTTCAAATTCTTCTACTGTCtcactttaaaatgtcttaTATGAAGCTGAGAGTACACATTCATTAGGCAAATCTCAGTGTGAACTTCTTAATTTTCTAgctttttcaatttaaaaatggaaaagtaaaaaggaCTTATGAGCTGCCCTACCTTTTACTGTTACAGTATACCGAAACAAATTCTCATATAGAGAAGTGGGCAAAGTTGGTAAATACTTGACACTTATTTTAAGCAGTCCAAAAGGATCaaaggatcatagaatcatagaatcatgctCATTTACTTTATAAAGATTTGGAAAATCACAGAAGAACTCTAATGATATACTGAAGAAGCATCCAGAAATAGAAAGCTGAACACTACAGATCTAACTACACTATTTTTTATCCCTACAGGCTATTTAAGTCACGGCTGTTTTAAGCAACTTACCTTATCCATCCGATCTTTCTGTACGCCATACTTCCCACCAAATCCTTTGGAATAATCTAAAAGCAGGATAAAAAGATCAGAGTGGGGAGTTTTCTGTCCATCTTTCTGCCAAACGCAAATAGCCATTTCAAGCGCAAATAGCCATCTCAGCTGCATGCAAAGATACAGTGACAGCCgccaaagaaaatgcaacttgTGTTTTGATGCAGGAAGGATACATAACCGCAAGAGCCTTCAGGTACACCAGCAGATGAGAGACTGGGGGCCACATGCATTCTTTGAGAAAACATTAAGCTGAGGACTGATAAGGTATCAAGCAAGGAATAAGGGATGAGCCCTTCTAATGCATCACTTCTGTAACACAGCCTTTCACAGCAACAATTCTTAGCCCTCTGCAGAAATCATATAACCTAAAgccacttttctttccttaaggAGTGACATCCAGTCTTCAGTGACCacagaggttttattttattttttttctccttaactTGGTAAATTCTATGAATGgcagaaaaatgtaacaaatttCTTGTTCAGGTGGATTTGGTCATGATACCCAACTGATGAATACTAACGTCATTGGTAATAACTACTGCTACACATCTGGAAAGAGGCAGTTCCACAAGACAGCACGAGTCTGCGACAGCTCACCACCGTGGAAATggggtggccctgctgctcTGTACCACCTGTGAGCTGCACACTCCTGCTCTCACCCGATGCTGACTCTAGTGCTTGTTATGCTCCAGAAGCAATTTAATTCACTAGtggcataaaaagaaaaaaaaatcctgacaaGAGTGACTTTCTGATGTTTCCAGTGAAAGAAACTCaaagaaaatttttcttctaCTCAAAGAAATGTGCGACTAGCACCAGAGCCAGTGCAACAGAAGAAGCAAGAGTGTGTGGCTGGAAAAACAGCACTTTCTGAGGGCACCGAGCTGCTGAACTGTCTGTAGGAACATGCCCTTAGACTCTGTAAATGAACAGACTTCTCTGTTGTGTTTTCCCTAAAACACAATTACAATTACTACTTCTCCTCACAGTCCGAAAACCACTTGGGTCCCCTAACCAGTTATTTTAGTGTTTGTACTTGGGGTCTGCTAAGGCACGTCTGACACTCAATGTTTGAATTTGTGTCACTAGCACAGGAAAATACTGACTATCAGAATGAACAACCTCATTCTCTTCAGCTTTGTATGTATTTTCAGCCAGAATAAATATACTACACTTACATTTTCCTGATCCAGACTTCTCACTTTAAGATAACGGAAAACCAGGAATTCATGGTTTGTACCCCAACTATTTCACAATGAATAAAGAGAGCATTATAACAGTATTTGCTCACCCAAGAACCACAAACATTCCCTACTTCTTGTTTTAAAGACtacaatcatttttaaatgatcttgCCACAATCCATTGCTTGTTAAGGGTTACATGCATGGTCCTgatctgaatatttttccacCAATTTATCCAGGCAAAGTTTCACATTTAGACCCTAGAACTGGTAAGAATGTCATTAACATCATACTAATAAATATGTCGTTATTATCACTAAATGCATAATGTTTTAGAGCTGTTAACTAAACATTGGATATCGTTACCTGAATACAGGCTTGTTTCATGtaacattttaagaataaaatggaagaacatTGCTAGATCATGTAGGAACAGAAGCGCAAGAAAGTGTCTGCACATTACTAGCATTGATCTACTTAGACAACTATTTAAGACTGTGTGAGAAGTGGCTGCACTGTTAAGAAAGTAACAAGTGAAAACGGTGCCTTGTTGAGATTCATGCTTGGCTAGTTTCTCCTTGTATTCAAACCCCACAGCAGATGGGTCCTGCCTTTCTGTCTGTACACCAAATTTCCCTCCGAAACCACTCTTATAGTCTGAAAAAGCCACAtgtaatacattaaaaacaaaaggaggaaaataaaaaagtttagTCAGAGAcactcaaaataatttttgcaatatttctcAGTTACCAAAACATCACTTCTCAACATTTCTCATACAAACAGCATAATGCACTTGCATTTGATCAACATTctgaacacaaacacacacacagtatatataccaaaacaaaacaagatacaAGAGGATCAACAGTTAAGGATGAAGCGAGCTTCTTTTCATCAGCATGGTTAACATTTGTATGCTACAGATCTGACTTTTTAAAGAGGTGGTTAGATAGGGCCCACAGAGACTACCCTTCAGATATTCCTAAACAGCACTGTTTAATGGAAGAAGCAATATTCCTGCTGCTACACAgcttgaggaaaagaaagctctCAGCTAAGAGCTATGATCATTCCCTACTACTGCCTTATAACAggcattttaataaatgatataaaatgaGGGCACAAGAACAGGGCTTCAGGTAATCTTCTCACAACAAATCTGCAGGAACATCCAGCAAAACAATATTCTGAGGATCACTTTTAACATAAGACATTTTAGcttaattaatgtaattaagtTAAGAGTGGTGGCAGGCAGCTAGCAATAGCTGTTTTGGAACTTTTCTTCTGGGTACCAATCTTTCATGGGAACAGATATCTTGCAGGCAATGAGAAAGGACAGCATTAAATACTAGATCTCCCCTGCAAGGAAACAGGGGTATACACAACCAAAGCCACAAAAAGGAAGATTATTTGTGAAGATCCTCAAGGAAAGTACAAAGAAATCGCTAACTTGTGATTTATATGaatgaactgaaaaaggaaaaaataatccagtcTACCTGCAAACTTGTAAGGCTTCTCCAGTGAGAACTTAGCACTAAGTTTGAACTTTCAGGGACTTGTTATCGGATGTGTTTAACCTGCTTTGAAAACACCAGTTCAACTAATACACAGCAACAGTTCGAACACAGAAAAAGGAGATTCATGTTAGCACTGTAAGACTGTAGCTAAAGATACCAAGGGAAGGAGGGTTCACACAGGGATGAGAAAAGTGGGTATCAGAGAAGGTAGAAAGAATGGGTAAGAATCTTGAACTGATGTACCTTTCTGGGATTCATGCAGCTGCACTTTCTCCTGGTGATCCCAGCCAAGTGCACATTTgtcttgtctgtctgtctgcacaCCAAACTTGCCTCCAAACCCCTTCACATAATCTGTATGCaagaagtttcagaaaacattattgCAGTTTATGATTGTAAacagtatttagaaaaaaaagggtAATGTGGCAGATACGTTATTGGATAAGCTGCCCTTTCATTAATAGTTTCACTCTTTTTCCCCTGCTACACTACCTCAGCCAAGGGGAAGGAGATATCCATTCAGTAACTCTAGGACCACAATGCAAAGAAGCACCACAAATTGTGTGTTGATTACAGCACTCAGACTCAATGTTCAGAGACTTGAAGAATCTGATGTGCTTTCCATCTAGACCCATATACctcacacatatatatgcacaatACAGATATATAAATAATGAAGGATTTGATACTGTCTCTGAAGACCATAGATGTGTGCAGTTACAAAATTACTTCAATAACATCCATATGGACATAAGGTCCCTTGGAAATCACAATGTGAAACTCAGGGACAGTTTCCAATGCCTTCCTTTACATCTAAGGGAAGTAGAAATCTACATacacaaaatgcaaacacacatttaccaccaccaacaacaaaaaaattacgTTTTCCTATGTTGGAAAGTCTGATTGTTTTGAACCGGTATTCTTAAATAAGATAAtaaaaacctttctgtgattcatgTTTTTCCGTTTTGCCTTGATATTCAAAGCCAACAGCACTTTTGTCCACTTTGTCCTTGTCAACACCATATTTACCACCAAAGCCCTTGGAATAATCTAGAGATAAGAGTGAAGAGTTTTGTTTGTAAGTgttcaacaacaaaatgttaCCTTGACAAACTGTGATAATCAGATCTGCTAACATTA
This Cygnus atratus isolate AKBS03 ecotype Queensland, Australia chromosome 5, CAtr_DNAZoo_HiC_assembly, whole genome shotgun sequence DNA region includes the following protein-coding sequences:
- the CTTN gene encoding src substrate cortactin isoform X3; translation: MWKATAGHTISVSQDDGADDWETDPDFVNDVSEKEQRWGAKTVKGSGHQEHINIHQLRENVFQEHQNLKEKELETGPKASHGYGGKFGVEQDRMDKSAVGHEYQSKLSKHCSQVDSVKGFGGKFGVQTDRVDQSAVGFEYQGKTEKHASQKDYSSGFGGKYGVQADRVDKSAVGFDYQGKTEKHESQKDYSKGFGGKYGVDKDKVDKSAVGFEYQGKTEKHESQKDYVKGFGGKFGVQTDRQDKCALGWDHQEKVQLHESQKDYSKGFGGKYGVQKDRMDKNAATFEDIEKPSSTYQKTKPIEAVANKTSSIRANFENLAKEKEQEDRRKAEAERAQRMAREKQEQEEARRKLEEQAKAKKQTPPPSPTTQPAEQKAPSSPVYEDAVSYDAESAYKNSSTKYSAAQEPEPGYKAAESDYQEAVSQREAEYEPETVYEVAGAGDHYQAEENAYDEYENELGITAIALYDYQAAGDDEISFDPDDIITNIEMIDDGWWRGVCKGRYGLFPANYVELRQ
- the CTTN gene encoding src substrate cortactin isoform X2; the encoded protein is MWKATAGHTISVSQDDGADDWETDPDFVNDVSEKEQRWGAKTVKGSGHQEHINIHQLRENVFQEHQNLKEKELETGPKASHGYGGKFGVEQDRMDKSAVGHEYQSKLSKHCSQVDSVKGFGGKFGVQTDRVDQSAVGFEYQGKTEKHASQKDYSSGFGGKYGVQADRVDKSAVGFDYQGKTEKHESQKDYVKGFGGKFGVQTDRQDKCALGWDHQEKVQLHESQKDYKSGFGGKFGVQTERQDPSAVGFEYKEKLAKHESQQDYSKGFGGKYGVQKDRMDKNAATFEDIEKPSSTYQKTKPIEAVANKTSSIRANFENLAKEKEQEDRRKAEAERAQRMAREKQEQEEARRKLEEQAKAKKQTPPPSPTTQPAEQKAPSSPVYEDAVSYDAESAYKNSSTKYSAAQEPEPGYKAAESDYQEAVSQREAEYEPETVYEVAGAGDHYQAEENAYDEYENELGITAIALYDYQAAGDDEISFDPDDIITNIEMIDDGWWRGVCKGRYGLFPANYVELRQ
- the CTTN gene encoding src substrate cortactin isoform X1 produces the protein MWKATAGHTISVSQDDGADDWETDPDFVNDVSEKEQRWGAKTVKGSGHQEHINIHQLRENVFQEHQNLKEKELETGPKASHGYGGKFGVEQDRMDKSAVGHEYQSKLSKHCSQVDSVKGFGGKFGVQTDRVDQSAVGFEYQGKTEKHASQKDYSSGFGGKYGVQADRVDKSAVGFDYQGKTEKHESQKDYSKGFGGKYGVDKDKVDKSAVGFEYQGKTEKHESQKDYVKGFGGKFGVQTDRQDKCALGWDHQEKVQLHESQKDYKSGFGGKFGVQTERQDPSAVGFEYKEKLAKHESQQDYSKGFGGKYGVQKDRMDKNAATFEDIEKPSSTYQKTKPIEAVANKTSSIRANFENLAKEKEQEDRRKAEAERAQRMAREKQEQEEARRKLEEQAKAKKQTPPPSPTTQPAEQKAPSSPVYEDAVSYDAESAYKNSSTKYSAAQEPEPGYKAAESDYQEAVSQREAEYEPETVYEVAGAGDHYQAEENAYDEYENELGITAIALYDYQAAGDDEISFDPDDIITNIEMIDDGWWRGVCKGRYGLFPANYVELRQ